The following proteins come from a genomic window of Acinonyx jubatus isolate Ajub_Pintada_27869175 chromosome C1, VMU_Ajub_asm_v1.0, whole genome shotgun sequence:
- the LRRC39 gene encoding leucine-rich repeat-containing protein 39, producing MSENVVCTGAVNAVKEVWEERIKKHNEDLKREKEFQQKLVRIWEERVSLTKLREKVIREDGRVILKIEKEEWKTLPSSLLKLSQLQEWQLHRTGLLKIPEFIGRFQNLIVLDLSRNTISEIPRGIGLLTKLQELILSYNKIKTVPRELSHCASLEKLELAVNRDICDLPQELSNLLKLTHLDLSMNHFTTIPPAVLNMPALEWLDMGSNRLEQLPDTIERMQTLHTLWLQRNEITCLPETISNMKNLGTLVLSNNKLQDIPVCMEEMTNLRFVNFRDNPLKLEVTLPPSESIDEEEERELFGLQFMHIYIQESRRRADNQVNCSTTLPISMNTDG from the exons ATGTCAGAAAATGTGGTTTGTACTGGAGCTGTCAATGCTGTAAAGGAAGtttgggaagaaagaataaagaaacacaaTGAAGACCTGAAGCGAGAGAAGGAATTTCAACAGAA GCTAGTGCGAATCTGGGAAGAACGAGTAAGCTTAACCAAACTAAGGGAAAAGGTCATCAGAGAAGATGGAAGAGTCATTTTgaagatagaaaaagaggaaTGGAAG accctcccttcttctctactGAAACTGAGTCAGCTACAGGAATGGCAACTTCATAGAACTGGTTTGTTGAAAATTCCTGAATTCATTGGAAGATTTCAGAACCTCATTGTATTAGATTTATCTCGAAACACAATTTCAGAGATACCTCGAGGAATTG GACTGCTCACTAAACTTCAGGAGCTGATTCTTAGTTACAACAAAATCAAGACTGTCCCCAGGGAACTAAGTCATTGTGCGAGCTTGGAGAAACTAGAACTTGCTGTAAACAGAGATATATGTGATCTTCCACAAGAG CTTAGCAATTTGTTAAAGCTTACTCACCTTGATCTGAGTATGAATCACTTTACTACAATCCCTCCTGCTGTGTTGAACATGCCTGCTCTTGAGTGGCTCGACATGGGAAGCAACAGACTTGAACAACTTCCTGATACTatagaaag AATGCAAACTCTACATACATTATGGCTGCAACGGAATGAAATAACATGCTTGCCAGAAACAATCAGCAACATGAAAAACCTGGGTACTCTTGTTCTCAGCAACAATAAACTGCAAGATATTCCAGTGTGCATGGAAGAGATGACCAATCTGAG GTTTGTCAACTTCAGAGACAACCCACTGAAATTGGAAGTAACACTTCCTCCTAGTGAAAGCATAGATGAAGAAGAGGAACGGGAATTATTTGGCCTTCagtttatgcatatatatatacaggagTCACGGAGAAGAGCAG